The Brassica oleracea var. oleracea cultivar TO1000 chromosome C6, BOL, whole genome shotgun sequence genome includes a region encoding these proteins:
- the LOC106296890 gene encoding F-box/LRR-repeat protein At1g06630-like, producing MTDNTGEKEGTIKEEAGLRDLLSWLPEEVLGSILSLLPTKQAASTSVLAKTWRHVCRLVHNLDFNDYDHVLPPEEEECGRKWNLIRESFRKFVDAFQCASPIKKFSLKCHFRKESEMAHVNGWICNAVERGVLEMSLDLWTTCEVFLPCALFTNKTLVKLTLGSHIDLGNIPPGVSLPALKSLFFNTIFFTYGDLCNVLLPGCPILEELSVRHVNCEGIPFCISSRSIKKLTVYYNFETVITDMPGMSFDAPNLVSLDYSDYALEEYPQVDLESLVQARLDIKYSKLIKRPDMSGLINGISNVHTLILTPASADVISRCVKHGLSLPVFKNLVGLSFWGDNKRCWKLLPYLIKQSPKLYTLIIHGLDDYTCDGTMHLVKVNVLHVLGCGGTARELEHLMSILGGVMVDDGKILQTHDARWSCIIEVQDRVRFLLLSKSSC from the exons ATGACTGATAACACAGGCGAGAAAGAAG GCACTATTAAAGAAGAGGCTGGCTTGAGAGATTTACTCAGCTGGCTTCCTGAAGAGGTTCTAGGCAGCATCTTGTCCTTACTTCCGACAAAACAAGCCGCATCAACATCTGTACTTGCTAAAACGTGGAGGCATGTGTGTAGATTAGTTCATAATCTTGATTTCAATGATTATGATCATGTGCTGCCACCGGAAGAGGAAGAGTGTGGAAGAAAGTGGAATTTGATCCGGGAGAGCTTCAGGAAATTTGTGGATGCTTTCCAATGCGCTTCTCCCATTAAGAAGTTCTCTCTAAAATGTCACTTTCGCAAGGAAAGCGAAATGGCTCATGTGAATGGCTGGATATGTAATGCCGTAGAGCGTGGTGTTTTGGAGATGAGCCTCGATTTATGGACTACTTGTGAAGTCTTTCTGCCTTGTGCGCTCTTCACGAACAAGACGCTGGTTAAGCTGACACTGGGATCACATATTGATCTTGGGAACATTCCTCCAGGTGTGTCTCTTCCAGCGCTCAAGAGTCTCTTTTTCAACACCATCTTTTTCACTTATGGAGATCTGTGTAATGTGCTTCTTCCTGGTTGCCCAATACTCGAGGAGCTGTCTGTACGTCACGTGAATTGTGAAGGAATCCCATTTTGCATATCCAGTAGGAGCATCAAGAAACTAACAGTTTACTACAACTTTGAGACTGTGATTACAGATATGCCCGGAATGTCGTTTGACGCACCGAATCTTGTCTCCCTCGACTACTCTGATTATGCATTGGAAGAGTACCCACAAGTGGACTTGGAGTCCCTAGTCCAAGCTAGGCTGGATATTAAGTATTCTAAATTAATCAAGAGGCCAGATATGTCTGGTCTCATTAATGGGATAAGCAACGTCCACACCCTGATTCTTACTCCTGCTTCTGCTGAT GTGATTTCTCGATGTGTTAAACACGGACTATCTCTACCGGTGTTCAAGAATCTGGTTGGCTTATCTTTTTGGGGTGACAACAAACGATGCTGGAAACTGCTGCCTTACCTTATCAAGCAGTCTCCAAAGCTCTATACTCTAATCATCCATGGTCTGGATGATTACACTTGCGATGGTACCATGCATCTTGTCAAAGTGAACGTTTTGCATGTTCTTGGCTGTGGAGGAACTGCTAGAGAGTTGGAACATTTGATGAGTATTCTTGGGGGCGTTATGGTTGATGATGGTAAAATATTGCAAACTCATGACGCTCGTTGGAGCTGCATCATCGAAGTGCAAGACCGAGTTCGTTTCTTACTTCTATCCAAGTCCTCTTGTTAA